Proteins encoded together in one Astatotilapia calliptera chromosome 7, fAstCal1.2, whole genome shotgun sequence window:
- the ucmab gene encoding putative cartilage matrix-associated protein, translated as MSWTYATLLALLTVLFALSWSPEASSAAVPGSTGSTKDPQGPLKRVFMKQADASNFFRRRSRRGVKSQDELDAEQRQILAADERKREFHEEKRNEFESYAEEEHDEQNERSRESTEQWREFHYDGMHPAYEYNRHST; from the exons ATGTCCTGGACGTATGCAACCCTCTTGGCTCTCCTCACTGTGCTTTTTGCACTTTCAT GGTCTCCGGAGGCCAGCTCTGCAGCTGTGCCCGGTAGCACAGGCAGCACCAAAGATCCTCAAG GTCCACTGAAAAGGGTCTTTATGAAGCAGGCCGATGCCTCAAACTTCTTCAGAAGACGCAGCAGACGTGGTGTGAAGTCCCAGGATGAGCTGGACG CTGAGCAGAGGCAGATTTTGGCTGCAGATGAGCGGAAGAGAGAGTTTCACGAGGAGAAGCGGAACGAGTTTGAGAGCTACGCTGAGGAGGAACATGACG AGCAAaacgagaggagcagagagagcacCGAGCAGTGGAGGGAGTTCCACTATGACGGGATGCATCCTGCCTACGAGTACAACCGTCACTCCACCTAA